One segment of Candidatus Poribacteria bacterium DNA contains the following:
- a CDS encoding AMP-binding protein, with protein sequence MKLSRKITENRKALDAHVREIIKWHFSPKTGCPFWLAFAKNLDFDPRKEIRGYADLKCLGHFEDEWLRGGPVRRWVPKAYADEPIYVFETGGSTGVPKSRISIRDFHIDYEIFSESLSDEGFPPGSDWLMLGPTGPRRLRLAVEHLAQHRGGICFHVDLDPRWVNQLVRYGKNEELDAYKNHVISQALNVLRAHENVQCLFTTPKLLEALCEKISLPKAGIKGIFCGGTEMDAQFHRFAREELVPGIDFIPTYGNTLMGLAACKPFDPSDNYAIIYYPPHPRAVIELVNPENPEELVDYGETGRVMLTTLTKEFFMPRFLERDEAERAEPIPEYPWDGVENLRLLTELQESVVVGVY encoded by the coding sequence ATGAAACTTTCCCGAAAAATTACTGAGAACCGAAAAGCACTCGATGCACACGTCCGAGAAATTATCAAATGGCACTTCAGTCCAAAGACCGGCTGCCCGTTCTGGCTGGCGTTCGCAAAAAACCTCGATTTTGACCCGCGTAAAGAAATTAGGGGTTATGCCGACCTCAAGTGCCTCGGGCATTTTGAAGATGAATGGCTCCGCGGGGGACCTGTGCGGCGTTGGGTCCCGAAGGCTTACGCCGATGAACCCATCTACGTCTTTGAAACCGGTGGCTCAACAGGTGTCCCCAAATCGAGAATCAGTATTCGTGATTTTCACATTGACTATGAGATATTCAGTGAATCGCTTTCTGATGAAGGGTTTCCGCCCGGTAGCGATTGGCTTATGTTGGGTCCCACAGGACCGCGCCGCTTACGACTTGCTGTTGAGCATCTCGCTCAGCATCGCGGCGGTATCTGTTTCCATGTAGACCTTGATCCACGTTGGGTGAATCAACTCGTCCGTTACGGAAAAAATGAGGAGTTGGACGCGTATAAAAACCATGTTATCTCGCAAGCACTCAATGTCCTGCGCGCCCATGAAAATGTTCAGTGCCTCTTCACCACCCCGAAATTGCTGGAAGCGTTGTGTGAAAAGATTTCCTTACCGAAGGCTGGTATCAAAGGTATCTTCTGCGGAGGCACCGAGATGGATGCGCAGTTCCACCGCTTTGCACGCGAGGAACTCGTGCCGGGCATTGATTTTATCCCAACCTACGGCAATACGCTTATGGGATTAGCCGCCTGTAAACCCTTCGATCCGTCAGATAACTATGCGATTATCTATTATCCACCGCACCCACGTGCTGTCATTGAACTCGTTAATCCAGAAAATCCAGAGGAGCTTGTTGATTACGGCGAAACCGGACGTGTCATGCTCACAACCCTAACGAAAGAATTTTTCATGCCCCGTTTTCTGGAACGCGACGAAGCCGAACGTGCCGAACCGATTCCAGAATACCCCTGGGACGGTGTTGAAAACCTCCGTCTACTCACGGAACTCCAAGAAAGCGTCGTCGTCGGGGTTTATTAA
- a CDS encoding aldehyde dehydrogenase family protein, with the protein MHIPILRAGRSYRSLNTIRVPHIKTGEPLVEVSQANRGLIAKDLLDIALQKEVLGQRSAAELISTCKKAARLFATETLPLDGTVQSPTDYIQQVSGTTGMPEALCEQNLFKIQGVLENIDTVLDGLTRGLDLEVLDTGWGTQNGRTLSYVCETDSLGAVLPSNSPGVHSLWVPAIPLKVPLVLKPGREEPWTPYRIAQAFIAAGAPAEAFSFYPTDYTGANEILVRCGRSMLFGGGATVAPWVNTPRVEIHGPGRSKIIIHEAGQNNWEQYLDLIVESVAKNGGRSCINASGVWVTANGRKIAEALAARLARIEPKPLDHPEAGIAAWANPKSAHGISSLIDQHLKEPGATELTTGDRVVELDGCTFLRPTVIWCDDAEHPLANIEFPFPFVSIVEVPPTQLVEAMGATLVATAITEDTSLVQDLIATPLVDRLNLGAIPTNQISWDSPHEGNLFEHLYRQRAFQRLKSSESPSQGEFKREYVSPVP; encoded by the coding sequence ATGCATATTCCGATTCTACGCGCCGGACGTTCCTACAGAAGTCTGAACACCATCCGCGTGCCACATATCAAAACCGGTGAACCCTTGGTCGAGGTGAGCCAAGCCAATCGTGGATTGATAGCGAAGGACCTCCTTGACATCGCCCTCCAAAAGGAGGTGCTTGGGCAACGTTCTGCCGCCGAATTAATCTCCACCTGCAAGAAAGCAGCGCGTCTCTTCGCAACAGAGACATTGCCGCTTGACGGAACCGTTCAATCACCGACAGACTACATCCAACAGGTCTCTGGGACAACCGGTATGCCTGAAGCACTCTGCGAACAGAATCTGTTCAAGATTCAAGGGGTTTTGGAGAACATAGATACGGTTTTAGATGGACTCACCCGCGGGCTTGATTTGGAAGTCCTTGACACAGGATGGGGAACCCAAAACGGACGCACCTTGAGTTACGTCTGTGAGACAGATTCGCTGGGTGCCGTGTTACCGAGCAATTCGCCCGGCGTTCATTCGTTGTGGGTGCCTGCGATTCCGTTGAAAGTCCCTCTCGTGCTGAAACCGGGACGCGAGGAACCCTGGACGCCGTATCGGATCGCACAAGCGTTTATCGCCGCAGGTGCTCCCGCAGAGGCGTTCAGTTTCTACCCGACCGATTACACCGGTGCCAACGAAATCCTCGTCCGATGCGGACGCTCTATGCTCTTTGGTGGCGGCGCAACCGTCGCACCCTGGGTGAACACACCGCGTGTCGAAATCCACGGTCCGGGACGTAGCAAGATCATCATCCACGAGGCGGGACAGAACAATTGGGAACAGTATCTCGATCTCATCGTGGAATCGGTTGCTAAAAACGGAGGCAGATCCTGCATTAACGCCTCTGGCGTGTGGGTAACCGCAAATGGACGGAAAATTGCCGAAGCGTTAGCAGCGCGTTTGGCACGCATCGAACCGAAACCATTGGACCACCCAGAGGCGGGAATCGCCGCGTGGGCAAATCCGAAGTCTGCACACGGTATTTCATCTCTGATTGACCAGCACCTCAAAGAACCCGGTGCGACAGAGTTGACAACGGGAGATCGCGTCGTGGAATTGGATGGCTGCACCTTCCTGAGACCGACTGTTATCTGGTGCGACGATGCGGAACATCCGTTAGCGAACATAGAATTCCCGTTCCCATTCGTGAGTATTGTGGAAGTGCCACCGACGCAGTTAGTCGAGGCTATGGGTGCAACGCTGGTTGCCACGGCGATTACAGAAGACACTTCGCTCGTACAAGATCTCATAGCGACACCGCTTGTTGACCGCCTCAATTTAGGGGCGATCCCGACGAATCAGATCTCTTGGGATAGTCCACATGAAGGGAATCTGTTTGAACACCTCTATCGGCAGCGGGCATTCCAACGCCTTAAATCCTCTGAATCTCCTTCTCAAGGGGAATTCAAGAGAGAGTACGTGAGTCCTGTCCCATAG